One window of Streptomyces sp. SUK 48 genomic DNA carries:
- a CDS encoding aldehyde dehydrogenase family protein, whose protein sequence is MRRSRPGRVPLAAVFMPSNIPLYSYALYMLVASLYSDRIAFRPSSETKSQMRRLHALLAPVHGLPIELFELSQRKFVTGPVRDADLIVFTGNYDNAESVREGLAEDQLFLFFGNGINPFVIAPDADLAHAVRDVTRIRLYNSGQDCFGPDVVFTPRGRTEEFIGLLTAGLDALRFGDNSDPDADYGPIHYESALVNCSDYLVRHARHIRHGGRIDLPSRRIEPTVLVWDFDEKIPLDEMFAPVFNVVPYPTARRLRERLASPSFGERALGAMVYGNDADTVRVLSERHQTCVNHTLLDAEDGNRPFGGFGMRANYLSCGGKRHAEPLLMSQAVARNLPTAALDTVGGR, encoded by the coding sequence ATGCGCCGGTCCCGGCCCGGCCGCGTGCCCCTCGCGGCCGTCTTCATGCCCTCCAACATCCCGCTCTACTCCTACGCGCTCTACATGCTCGTGGCCTCCCTTTACAGTGACCGCATCGCCTTCCGGCCGTCCTCCGAGACGAAAAGCCAGATGCGCCGTCTGCACGCCCTGCTGGCGCCGGTCCACGGATTACCCATCGAGCTCTTCGAACTCAGCCAGCGCAAGTTCGTGACAGGGCCGGTACGCGACGCGGACCTCATCGTCTTCACCGGAAATTATGACAATGCCGAAAGCGTCCGCGAGGGCCTGGCGGAGGATCAGCTCTTTCTCTTCTTCGGCAATGGAATCAACCCTTTTGTGATCGCGCCCGACGCCGATCTCGCACACGCCGTGCGGGACGTCACCAGAATTCGGCTCTACAACTCGGGCCAGGACTGCTTCGGGCCCGACGTCGTGTTCACACCACGGGGCCGCACTGAGGAATTCATCGGCCTGCTGACCGCCGGACTGGACGCGCTGCGGTTTGGAGACAACAGCGACCCCGACGCCGACTACGGTCCGATCCACTACGAGTCGGCGCTGGTGAACTGCTCGGACTACCTGGTACGTCATGCGCGGCACATCCGGCACGGCGGGCGCATCGATCTGCCCTCCCGCCGGATCGAACCGACCGTACTGGTATGGGACTTCGACGAGAAGATCCCCCTGGACGAGATGTTCGCCCCGGTGTTCAACGTCGTCCCCTATCCCACCGCCAGGCGATTACGCGAACGCCTGGCGAGCCCCTCCTTCGGTGAACGCGCGCTGGGCGCGATGGTCTACGGAAACGACGCGGACACGGTGCGCGTCCTGTCCGAGCGCCACCAGACCTGTGTCAACCACACCTTGCTCGACGCCGAGGACGGAAACCGTCCGTTCGGCGGATTCGGGATGCGGGCGAACTACCTCTCCTGCGGCGGGAAGCGGCACGCCGAACCGCTGCTCATGTCACAGGCGGTGGCCCGGAATCTCCCGACGGCCGCCCTGGACACGGTGGGTGGAAGGTGA
- a CDS encoding ABC transporter ATP-binding protein, with product MPGLPGRLPLADRADVRAWAGAFLRAEAAPLLGTFALFAAALVAGLTGPRLLGHLVESVKAGTTAGRVDLLALAFVAILATHALLTRAARTRATLLGERVLARTREDFVRRVLGLPLSQVESVATGDLLSRATNDADRLNESIRQAVPRIALAAVTLVFTLAAIVLTSPLLALGLLAGVPFAVLSTWWYRPRATRAYERLLAQEADVLAVTHETARGAATVESLGLGPRQTRRHGRAVDQVVRTRQRTTWLQTIWFPSLDLATMVPMALTLLIGGLAFQRGAVGLGELTAVVLYVQALGEPLDDLLTWTDELQIGNAALRRILGVDRLPYERPRPPVATESHAIRLEGVGFGYGPGSEVLSGIGLDIAPGERLMVVGASGAGKSTLGKLLAGVHHATRGTVRVGGAEIGTLPVDQLRREIVLVTQEQHVFTGTVRDNLTLAREDALPDERLWEALETVLLTDWARALPDGLDSEIGPGAAPVSPSAAQQLALARLLLSDPHALVLDEATALLDSTASRRVERSLAALIEGRTVISIVHRLDSVRDADRVAVMDRGRIVELGSHEELLAADGAYASLWHAWQTARHVDPAVRSEPGGDGDRS from the coding sequence GTGCCCGGTCTCCCGGGGCGGCTGCCCCTCGCCGACCGGGCCGACGTCCGGGCCTGGGCCGGCGCCTTCCTGCGCGCCGAGGCGGCCCCGCTGCTCGGCACCTTCGCACTGTTCGCGGCCGCCCTGGTGGCGGGCCTCACCGGGCCCCGGCTCCTGGGCCACCTGGTCGAGTCCGTCAAGGCCGGGACCACCGCCGGCCGGGTCGACCTGCTCGCCCTGGCCTTCGTCGCCATCCTCGCCACCCACGCCCTGCTCACCCGCGCTGCCCGCACCCGGGCCACCCTGCTCGGCGAGCGGGTCCTGGCGCGCACCCGCGAGGACTTCGTCCGCAGGGTCCTCGGGCTGCCGCTGTCGCAGGTGGAGAGCGTCGCGACGGGCGACCTCCTCAGCCGGGCCACCAACGACGCCGACCGGCTGAACGAGAGCATCCGGCAAGCCGTCCCCCGTATCGCCCTGGCCGCCGTCACCCTGGTGTTCACCCTGGCGGCGATCGTGCTGACCTCGCCCCTGCTCGCCCTCGGGCTGCTGGCAGGAGTGCCCTTCGCCGTCCTGTCGACCTGGTGGTACCGGCCACGCGCGACCCGCGCCTACGAGCGCCTGCTCGCCCAGGAGGCCGACGTCCTGGCCGTCACGCACGAGACCGCCCGCGGTGCCGCCACCGTCGAGTCGCTCGGCCTCGGGCCGCGTCAGACACGGCGTCACGGCCGGGCCGTCGACCAGGTCGTACGGACCCGGCAGCGCACCACCTGGCTCCAGACCATCTGGTTCCCCAGCCTGGACCTCGCCACCATGGTGCCGATGGCGCTGACCCTGCTCATCGGCGGACTCGCCTTCCAGCGCGGTGCCGTGGGACTGGGCGAGCTGACCGCCGTGGTGCTGTACGTGCAGGCGCTCGGCGAACCCCTCGACGACCTGCTCACCTGGACCGACGAACTCCAGATCGGCAACGCCGCGCTGCGCCGGATCCTGGGAGTGGACCGGCTGCCGTACGAGCGGCCGCGGCCGCCGGTGGCCACCGAGAGCCACGCCATCCGGCTGGAAGGCGTCGGCTTCGGCTACGGCCCCGGCTCCGAGGTCCTCTCCGGCATCGGCCTCGACATCGCCCCCGGCGAACGCCTGATGGTGGTCGGGGCCTCCGGCGCGGGCAAGTCCACCCTCGGCAAACTGCTGGCCGGGGTGCACCACGCGACGCGGGGGACCGTGCGCGTCGGCGGCGCCGAGATCGGCACCCTGCCGGTGGACCAGCTGCGCCGCGAGATCGTGCTCGTCACCCAGGAGCAGCACGTGTTCACCGGCACCGTACGGGACAACCTCACCCTGGCCCGCGAGGACGCGCTGCCGGACGAGCGGCTCTGGGAGGCGCTGGAGACCGTCCTGCTGACGGACTGGGCGCGCGCGCTTCCCGACGGACTCGACAGCGAGATAGGGCCGGGCGCCGCGCCGGTGTCGCCGTCGGCGGCCCAGCAACTGGCACTGGCCCGGCTGCTGCTGTCGGACCCGCACGCCCTGGTCCTGGACGAGGCCACGGCGCTGCTGGACTCCACCGCGTCCCGCCGGGTCGAGCGCTCGCTCGCGGCGCTGATCGAGGGCCGCACCGTGATCTCCATCGTGCACCGCCTGGACTCGGTGCGGGACGCCGACCGCGTCGCGGTGATGGACCGCGGGCGGATCGTCGAGCTCGGCAGCCACGAGGAACTGCTGGCGGCGGACGGCGCCTACGCCTCCCTGTGGCACGCGTGGCAGACGGCCCGGCACGTGGACCCGGCGGTACGGAGCGAACCGGGGGGCGACGGGGACCGGTCGTGA
- a CDS encoding ABC transporter ATP-binding protein, translating to MTNRLFDASVAPATLPEADARGPWAYLWWLTRIRPWPLVLSAVLGAAWMIPLALVPLVIGKAIDEAGQGGGDTGIWLWSLLALVLGVVQAAAGAGLIQAAVGAEAHALSVSHRVLMRQVVRLGAGLRGRARSGDVAASAAADVESIGNAFEVVGRTIGAVVAAVLVAVALTATSPVLGLAVLIGVPAAVLAIGPLLRPLQKRDEEQREQMGIATSQAGDIVAGLRVLRGIGGEAAFAERFRRTSQEVRRAGESAGRMGAWLQAAGVFLPGLVTVGIVWFGARLALRGTITAGELVAFYGASAFLTLPVSTATEAAETLSLAKVAAGRLCGLLRLTPDTTRPAYPEPLPPGPLSLVDAHTGITAEAGRLTVVVAPADGTGDLADRLTRPTGTDDGTSAVLLGGVPLDRVDPAELRCRVLRSGPADSLFSGTVREELTASADRSARDLRRALSTADAADVVEALPAGLDTRLEEGGRALSGGQRQRLVLARALLAAPDVLVLEDPTSSIDAHTEARVVHRVAAARAGRTTLVFSDSPLWRGVADHEIRRLPDPGPGSPDRPAGVPS from the coding sequence GTGACCAACCGACTCTTCGATGCCTCGGTGGCCCCGGCCACCCTGCCCGAGGCGGACGCACGCGGACCCTGGGCCTACCTGTGGTGGCTGACGCGCATCCGGCCCTGGCCGCTGGTCCTCAGCGCCGTGCTCGGCGCCGCCTGGATGATCCCCCTGGCGCTGGTCCCGCTCGTCATCGGGAAGGCCATCGACGAGGCCGGCCAGGGCGGCGGCGACACCGGCATCTGGCTGTGGTCGCTGCTCGCGCTCGTCCTGGGCGTCGTCCAGGCCGCCGCAGGCGCCGGCCTGATCCAGGCCGCGGTGGGCGCCGAGGCACACGCCCTGTCGGTCAGCCACCGCGTCCTGATGCGGCAGGTGGTCCGGCTGGGCGCCGGCCTGCGCGGCCGGGCCCGCTCCGGCGACGTGGCCGCGTCGGCCGCCGCCGACGTCGAGAGCATCGGCAACGCCTTCGAGGTGGTCGGCCGCACCATCGGCGCGGTGGTCGCCGCCGTGCTCGTGGCCGTGGCCCTCACGGCGACCTCGCCCGTGCTCGGGCTGGCCGTGCTCATCGGCGTCCCGGCCGCCGTGCTGGCCATCGGACCGCTGCTGCGGCCGCTCCAGAAGCGCGACGAGGAACAGCGCGAACAGATGGGCATCGCCACCTCCCAGGCCGGCGACATCGTCGCGGGCCTGCGCGTGCTGCGCGGCATCGGCGGTGAGGCCGCTTTCGCCGAGCGCTTCCGCCGCACCAGCCAAGAGGTGCGCCGTGCCGGCGAGTCGGCAGGCCGGATGGGGGCATGGCTCCAGGCGGCGGGGGTCTTCCTGCCCGGCCTCGTCACCGTGGGCATCGTCTGGTTCGGCGCCCGCCTCGCCCTGCGGGGCACCATCACCGCGGGCGAACTGGTCGCCTTCTACGGCGCTTCGGCCTTCCTCACCCTCCCGGTGAGCACCGCGACCGAGGCCGCCGAGACGCTCAGCCTCGCCAAGGTCGCCGCCGGCCGGCTCTGCGGCCTGCTGCGCCTCACCCCCGACACCACCCGGCCCGCATACCCCGAACCGCTGCCACCGGGACCGCTCTCCCTCGTGGACGCCCACACCGGCATCACCGCCGAGGCCGGACGGCTCACCGTGGTCGTCGCCCCCGCCGACGGCACCGGGGACCTCGCCGACCGGCTCACCCGTCCGACCGGGACCGACGACGGCACGTCGGCCGTACTGCTCGGCGGCGTTCCGCTCGACCGGGTGGACCCCGCCGAACTGCGCTGCCGGGTACTGCGGTCCGGCCCCGCCGACAGCCTGTTCAGCGGCACCGTACGGGAAGAGCTGACCGCCTCGGCCGACCGCTCCGCGCGGGACCTGCGGCGCGCGCTGTCCACCGCCGATGCCGCGGACGTGGTCGAGGCACTCCCGGCCGGTCTGGACACCCGCCTGGAGGAGGGCGGCCGGGCCCTGTCCGGCGGCCAGCGCCAACGCCTCGTCCTGGCACGGGCGTTGCTGGCCGCCCCCGACGTCCTGGTGCTGGAGGACCCGACCTCCTCGATCGACGCGCACACCGAGGCCCGCGTGGTCCACCGGGTGGCCGCCGCCCGCGCGGGCCGCACCACCCTCGTGTTCAGCGACAGCCCGCTGTGGCGCGGGGTCGCCGACCACGAGATCCGCCGCCTTCCGGACCCCGGTCCCGGCAGCCCCGACCGCCCCGCAGGAGTGCCCTCGTGA
- a CDS encoding condensation domain-containing protein, translating to MTAAARPHTGVPARSDAPGDNGPAASAGKGPAAPGGTAGQDGPGGPSGPAAEEIRARLEDWLAGTVLAPEADLSAPLVDLGVDSLDLIRTARRIEDAYGVRVPPRELAVPEMTMSRLAALVAERAGPRRTLGAGLPGAGHGPVVLTPAQEQAWEEQTGDRGHWNQALLLTTRPGLDGELFAEAVRRLVAGHASLRLTVETRPARRPRQLVTAIALDGPPGAALGPVLDTVDVSGIADTELPSAITLRCSVEQKTPHPENGPVTRFVRFDAGPARPGRLLIVVHQMAFDMVSWSVLLEDLEELYTALEAGHDDVRCAEGTPYPEWAEALAAHARTADAEAEADWWTEVVRAPAAIPLDHAVADPREANTARTAATHHEEFPRELTALLNAAARAHRAHPGDLVLHALGEVLAGWLGESAVRVDILRHGREEAVGETHLARTTGWFTTTVPVRLDLAPGTAAERLARTVGHLAALPGGGVGFGALGRHGRPRIAAALRAAPPSDISFDFEGADTDTLPLGTLLPEVAPEPVGDITAPHWTRPHPVEVIATTDDEVLRVEWWYSTALHDEATVRDLAARHRAALTALLDAAGPDTAGPRTS from the coding sequence ATGACCGCTGCGGCCCGCCCGCACACCGGTGTCCCCGCGCGGTCCGACGCCCCGGGGGACAACGGCCCCGCGGCTTCCGCCGGCAAGGGCCCGGCAGCCCCCGGCGGCACCGCCGGTCAGGACGGCCCCGGCGGCCCGTCCGGGCCGGCCGCCGAGGAGATCCGCGCCCGGCTGGAGGACTGGCTCGCCGGCACCGTGCTCGCGCCGGAGGCCGATCTGTCCGCGCCGCTCGTCGATCTCGGTGTGGACTCCCTGGACCTCATCCGCACCGCCCGCCGCATCGAGGACGCCTACGGAGTCCGTGTGCCACCGCGCGAGCTGGCCGTCCCGGAGATGACCATGAGCCGGCTGGCCGCGCTGGTCGCCGAGCGCGCCGGGCCGCGCCGCACCCTGGGCGCGGGCCTGCCCGGCGCCGGGCACGGCCCGGTCGTCCTCACCCCCGCGCAGGAACAGGCATGGGAGGAGCAGACCGGCGACCGGGGCCACTGGAACCAGGCACTTCTCCTCACCACCCGGCCGGGCCTGGACGGCGAGCTGTTCGCCGAAGCGGTCCGCCGCCTGGTCGCCGGGCACGCCTCGCTGCGTCTGACCGTCGAGACCCGCCCGGCCCGGCGCCCGAGGCAGCTGGTGACCGCCATCGCGCTCGACGGCCCGCCCGGCGCCGCCCTCGGTCCCGTGCTGGACACGGTGGACGTCTCCGGGATCGCCGACACCGAACTGCCGTCCGCCATCACCCTGCGCTGCTCGGTCGAACAAAAGACACCGCACCCGGAGAACGGACCGGTGACCCGGTTCGTCCGCTTCGACGCCGGGCCGGCCCGTCCGGGGCGGTTGCTGATCGTCGTCCACCAGATGGCCTTCGACATGGTGTCGTGGTCCGTTCTCCTGGAAGACCTGGAGGAGTTGTACACGGCACTCGAAGCCGGCCACGACGATGTCCGGTGCGCCGAGGGAACTCCCTACCCGGAGTGGGCCGAGGCGCTCGCCGCCCACGCCCGCACCGCCGACGCCGAGGCGGAGGCCGACTGGTGGACCGAGGTGGTCCGCGCCCCCGCGGCCATCCCGCTGGACCACGCCGTGGCCGACCCGCGCGAGGCGAACACCGCCCGCACCGCCGCGACCCATCACGAGGAGTTCCCGAGGGAGCTGACCGCCCTCCTGAACGCGGCCGCCCGCGCCCATCGCGCCCACCCCGGCGACCTGGTCCTGCACGCCTTGGGCGAGGTGCTGGCCGGGTGGCTGGGCGAGAGCGCGGTCCGGGTCGACATCCTGCGGCACGGCCGCGAGGAGGCCGTCGGCGAAACCCATCTGGCGCGCACCACCGGCTGGTTCACCACCACCGTGCCCGTCCGCCTCGACCTGGCCCCCGGCACCGCGGCCGAACGGCTCGCGCGGACCGTCGGCCATCTCGCGGCCCTGCCCGGCGGCGGCGTGGGGTTCGGCGCCCTCGGCCGCCATGGCCGGCCGCGCATCGCGGCGGCCCTGCGCGCCGCCCCGCCCAGCGACATCTCCTTCGACTTCGAGGGCGCCGACACGGACACCCTGCCGCTCGGCACCCTGCTGCCCGAGGTGGCGCCGGAGCCCGTCGGCGACATCACGGCCCCGCACTGGACCCGGCCCCATCCGGTCGAAGTGATCGCCACGACCGACGACGAGGTGCTGCGCGTCGAGTGGTGGTACTCCACCGCCCTGCACGACGAGGCGACCGTGCGCGACCTCGCCGCCCGCCACCGGGCCGCCCTCACGGCCCTCCTCGACGCGGCGGGACCCGACACGGCCGGACCCCGTACCAGCTGA
- a CDS encoding carbamoyltransferase C-terminal domain-containing protein, translating to MRVLGVNGWPGASHDGAACLVVDGEVVALAEEERFTRNKHAYGEAPLNAAAHCLAEHGLTLDDIDIVAHGWDLPKLFRDRHLDWFATDADALEHLLPKALFPRTRDPRLTFVDHHIAHAASAYHLSGRDRGAILVLDGQGEDASTTLAVGIDGEIKTLRAYTPGWSLGYFYAAVCEYAGLGADAAGKMMGLASYGTPQDLTFGGALDFTDEGFAISVVPPDLRSIGGTDEETATIRHWLAHLENALPDAPNRRARRFSSRLGRYTTVTERDPFEYRDLAATAQAALERAVMAVVRTLLRESGESTLLIAGGVGFNATLNGKLMRMPEVRDLFVQPLAGDQGVSLGAAVWAAAQEGDRIQPMKGSVAWGPQWSPEQIRQVLESTGTAYTEPPDIAAATADLLAAGGVAGWFQGRAEGGPRALGHRSMLAVPSPERTRDRVNVRIKDREAWRPFAPSMRQEAAEALIGTTTPLPYMIVTTPVTEAGAAVMPAVVHSDRTTRPQTVSADADPLYHRLIGEVGDRTGAAVVLNTSFNGRDEPVVCSPGDALATFHRLPMDALALGPFLVRRPDGAPREAGA from the coding sequence ATGCGTGTGCTCGGAGTCAACGGCTGGCCCGGGGCCAGCCACGATGGTGCCGCCTGCCTCGTCGTGGACGGCGAAGTCGTCGCCCTGGCCGAAGAGGAACGATTCACCCGGAACAAGCACGCCTACGGAGAGGCGCCCCTCAACGCCGCCGCGCACTGCCTCGCGGAACACGGCCTCACCCTGGACGACATCGACATCGTCGCCCACGGGTGGGACCTGCCCAAGCTCTTCCGCGACCGGCACCTGGACTGGTTCGCCACCGACGCCGACGCGCTGGAACACCTGCTGCCCAAGGCGCTGTTCCCGCGCACCCGCGACCCGCGGCTGACGTTCGTCGACCACCACATCGCACACGCCGCCAGCGCCTACCACCTCTCCGGACGGGACCGGGGCGCCATCCTGGTCCTGGACGGCCAGGGCGAGGATGCGAGCACCACCCTCGCCGTCGGCATCGACGGTGAGATCAAGACCCTGCGCGCCTATACACCCGGCTGGTCACTGGGCTACTTCTACGCCGCCGTCTGCGAGTACGCCGGCCTCGGCGCCGACGCGGCCGGCAAGATGATGGGCCTGGCCTCCTACGGCACCCCCCAGGACCTCACCTTCGGCGGAGCGCTGGACTTCACGGACGAGGGCTTCGCCATCAGCGTCGTGCCGCCCGACCTGCGCTCCATCGGGGGCACCGACGAGGAGACGGCCACCATTCGGCACTGGCTGGCGCACCTGGAGAACGCGCTGCCCGACGCGCCCAACCGCCGCGCCCGCCGCTTCTCCTCCCGGCTGGGCCGCTACACCACGGTCACGGAACGGGACCCGTTCGAGTACCGTGACCTCGCGGCCACGGCCCAGGCAGCGCTGGAGCGCGCGGTCATGGCCGTCGTCCGCACCCTGCTCCGCGAGAGCGGCGAGAGCACGCTGCTGATCGCGGGCGGCGTCGGCTTCAACGCCACCCTCAACGGCAAGCTCATGCGCATGCCCGAGGTCCGGGACCTCTTCGTCCAGCCGCTCGCCGGCGACCAGGGCGTCTCGCTCGGCGCGGCGGTCTGGGCCGCGGCCCAGGAGGGCGACCGGATCCAGCCCATGAAGGGCTCGGTGGCCTGGGGCCCGCAGTGGAGTCCCGAGCAGATCCGCCAAGTCCTGGAGAGCACCGGCACCGCCTACACCGAGCCCCCGGACATCGCCGCCGCGACCGCGGACCTCCTGGCCGCCGGCGGGGTCGCCGGCTGGTTCCAGGGCCGGGCCGAGGGCGGCCCCCGCGCCCTCGGCCACCGCAGCATGCTCGCGGTGCCGAGCCCCGAGCGGACCCGCGACCGGGTGAACGTCCGCATCAAGGACCGCGAGGCATGGCGGCCGTTCGCCCCGAGCATGCGGCAAGAGGCGGCCGAAGCCCTGATCGGCACCACCACCCCGCTGCCGTACATGATCGTCACCACCCCGGTCACCGAGGCCGGCGCCGCCGTGATGCCCGCCGTGGTGCACAGCGACCGCACCACGCGGCCGCAGACCGTCTCCGCCGATGCCGACCCCCTCTACCACCGGCTCATCGGCGAGGTCGGCGACCGCACCGGCGCCGCGGTCGTCCTGAACACCTCCTTCAACGGCCGCGACGAACCGGTCGTGTGCAGCCCGGGCGACGCCCTCGCCACCTTCCACCGGCTGCCGATGGACGCCCTGGCCCTCGGCCCGTTCCTGGTCCGGCGCCCCGACGGTGCCCCGCGGGAGGCCGGCGCATGA
- a CDS encoding lysine 2,3-aminomutase → MDTPRGQARPAAPEGLYEYRNRPLVEPDWRRLPGWRDVTADQWADPQWQRAHCVKDAKGLRAVMGDLLAESFYEDWERDRLHRATMSVLLPPQMLNTMATAAVGRPGELGKAFYDDPVRRYMLPVFSDRHPEWPSHPMAARDSLHEQDMWVVEGLTHRYPTKVLAELLSTCPQYCGHCTRMDLVGNSTPQVAKNRLRLKPADRAGRILDHLRASPGIRDVVVSGGDLANMPWPRLERFLGGLLEIESVRDIRLASKGLVGLPQHWRSGPVLEGVARVARTARSRGVRIALHTHANAAQQITPAVAEAARALLDAGLHEVRNQGVLLRGINDSAHDLLDLCFALTDHAGITPYYFYMCDMIPNAEHWRVPLRRAQVIQRQIMGYLPGFATPRIVCDVPMAGKRWVDQADSYDRELGISHWSKSWLTPLEMADPEAGGGSYHYYDPIDTLPLAGQRWWRDTRQSAGQG, encoded by the coding sequence GTGGACACGCCACGCGGCCAGGCCCGACCAGCGGCGCCGGAGGGCTTGTACGAGTACCGCAACCGTCCGCTCGTGGAGCCGGACTGGCGCCGCCTGCCCGGCTGGCGTGACGTCACCGCGGACCAGTGGGCCGACCCCCAGTGGCAGCGCGCGCACTGTGTGAAGGACGCGAAGGGCCTGCGCGCGGTCATGGGCGATCTGCTCGCGGAAAGCTTCTACGAGGACTGGGAGCGGGACCGGCTGCACCGCGCCACCATGTCGGTGCTGCTGCCGCCCCAGATGCTCAACACCATGGCGACCGCGGCCGTGGGCCGCCCGGGCGAGCTCGGCAAGGCGTTCTACGACGACCCGGTACGCCGTTACATGCTGCCCGTCTTCTCCGACCGGCACCCCGAGTGGCCCTCGCATCCGATGGCCGCCCGGGACTCCCTGCACGAGCAGGACATGTGGGTGGTGGAGGGGCTGACCCACCGCTATCCCACCAAGGTGCTGGCCGAGTTGCTGTCGACGTGCCCGCAGTACTGCGGGCACTGCACACGGATGGATCTGGTCGGCAACTCCACGCCCCAGGTGGCCAAGAACAGACTGCGGCTGAAGCCCGCCGACCGGGCCGGCCGCATCCTGGATCATCTGCGCGCCTCCCCCGGCATCCGGGACGTCGTGGTCTCCGGCGGCGACCTGGCCAACATGCCGTGGCCCCGTCTGGAGCGCTTCCTCGGCGGCTTGCTGGAGATCGAGTCGGTCCGGGACATCCGGCTGGCCAGCAAGGGGCTGGTCGGGCTGCCCCAGCACTGGCGGTCCGGTCCCGTGCTGGAGGGTGTGGCGCGGGTGGCGCGGACGGCCAGGTCCCGTGGGGTGCGCATCGCGCTGCACACCCACGCCAACGCCGCCCAGCAGATCACCCCCGCGGTGGCGGAGGCGGCCCGGGCGCTGCTGGACGCGGGACTGCACGAGGTGCGCAACCAGGGTGTGCTGCTGCGCGGGATCAACGACAGCGCGCACGACCTGCTGGACCTGTGCTTCGCGCTCACCGACCACGCCGGGATCACGCCGTACTACTTCTACATGTGCGACATGATCCCCAACGCCGAGCACTGGCGGGTGCCGCTGCGCCGCGCCCAGGTGATCCAGCGTCAGATCATGGGCTACCTGCCCGGCTTCGCCACGCCACGCATCGTGTGCGACGTGCCGATGGCCGGCAAGCGCTGGGTGGACCAGGCCGACTCCTACGACCGCGAACTCGGCATATCCCACTGGAGCAAGAGCTGGCTCACCCCGCTGGAAATGGCGGACCCGGAGGCCGGCGGCGGCTCGTACCACTACTACGACCCCATCGACACGCTTCCGCTGGCCGGACAGCGGTGGTGGCGGGACACCCGTCAGAGCGCCGGCCAGGGGTAG
- the vioD gene encoding capreomycidine synthase, with amino-acid sequence MSSPRPPGEDPPVLEEWYRRHLGPGIHDISSSGVHPYTFAEIRELCRIPAEDLDAVVMDDSVSQGGAGIRQAIADRYAGGDAERVLVTHGSSEAIALTLGALLRPGDRVVVQQGIYHSLGHYPRAAGCDIAALPAAAVRDGEIDQSVLESLVTAGTAAVVVNFPHNPSGATLSPQGLKALTERTASVGATLVWDAATAEIAHRWDVLPDPAATHGDTVSYGTFSKTFGLPGLRVGWAIAPPGLITATFPLRDRTTLFLSPLVELIAERAMRHADVLIGTRAAEARRNLAHLTTWMTEHEDLVRWTPPEGGVCALPVFRALERAAAGPAAVERLCLDLLSRHRTLLVPGTAFGAPYGARLGFGGPEDQFRAGLAGLSAFLRTRGAVR; translated from the coding sequence ATGAGCAGTCCGCGTCCGCCGGGTGAGGACCCCCCGGTGCTCGAAGAGTGGTACCGCCGGCACCTGGGCCCCGGCATCCACGACATCAGCTCCAGCGGCGTCCACCCGTACACCTTCGCGGAGATACGGGAGTTGTGCCGCATCCCGGCCGAGGACCTGGACGCGGTCGTCATGGACGACAGCGTCTCGCAAGGCGGCGCGGGCATCCGCCAGGCGATCGCCGACCGGTACGCGGGCGGCGACGCCGAGCGGGTGCTGGTCACCCACGGTTCCAGCGAGGCCATCGCGCTCACGCTGGGGGCGCTGCTGCGGCCCGGCGACCGGGTCGTCGTCCAGCAGGGCATCTACCATTCCCTTGGTCACTACCCCCGGGCGGCGGGCTGTGACATCGCCGCATTGCCGGCCGCGGCCGTGCGCGACGGCGAGATCGACCAGAGCGTGCTGGAGAGCCTGGTCACCGCGGGGACCGCGGCCGTCGTCGTCAACTTCCCGCACAACCCCTCCGGGGCCACGCTGTCGCCCCAGGGCCTGAAGGCACTGACCGAGCGGACCGCTTCCGTCGGCGCCACCCTGGTGTGGGACGCCGCCACCGCCGAGATCGCGCACCGCTGGGACGTGCTCCCGGACCCCGCCGCCACGCACGGCGACACGGTCTCCTACGGCACCTTCTCCAAGACCTTCGGCCTGCCGGGACTGCGGGTCGGCTGGGCCATCGCGCCGCCCGGACTCATCACCGCCACCTTCCCGCTGCGGGACCGGACCACGCTCTTCCTGTCGCCGCTGGTCGAGCTGATCGCCGAGCGGGCCATGCGCCACGCCGACGTGCTGATCGGCACCCGGGCGGCCGAGGCGCGGCGCAACCTGGCGCACCTCACCACCTGGATGACCGAGCACGAGGACCTGGTGCGCTGGACGCCGCCGGAGGGCGGGGTGTGCGCGCTGCCCGTCTTCCGCGCACTGGAGCGGGCCGCGGCCGGGCCCGCGGCGGTGGAGCGGCTCTGCCTGGACCTGCTCTCCCGCCACCGCACCCTGCTGGTGCCGGGTACGGCCTTCGGCGCGCCGTACGGCGCACGGCTCGGCTTCGGCGGACCGGAGGACCAGTTCCGGGCCGGACTCGCGGGACTCTCCGCGTTCCTGCGCACCCGGGGGGCCGTCCGATGA